Part of the Primulina huaijiensis isolate GDHJ02 chromosome 15, ASM1229523v2, whole genome shotgun sequence genome is shown below.
ATTTTAAATCTACTCGAAATAGATTTTTTTGAacgaaaaacaaaataatacatAGCAATTTAAATTAGATGTAAGATACAAGTTCATTGTATAAACAAGATCATCAATATCTTGCTATGGAATTCCCGGACAAGTGACATCACAGCATCTTGTGGTGGCTTCACAAACTCAGCCCAACGCAAATGCTGAGCCAGAATTAAAGTATCACAACCCTCGACGCTCTGATCCATCCCTCTTTCTCGCTGCATGTTTTTCTCTTGTAATTTAGAATAATTTTCAGCTGCAACTGCATCCCAAAAACGCCGTCTATCAAAACCAGCATGCGACGACTGACCATCCCCAGACTGAACTTGCTTGCCTTTCTTCCTTGGCGGCATGGTTGAAATCGCGCTAATAACCTAGAACTTGTCAAAAAACCACTTTTTTTATTAACAACTTCCTAATTGAAGCATTACATCGAACACGTTATATGCACAAACTCTATAACATTGTtaattcacattttaaaatgaaattgatGAATGATTAACAACACAAATAATGTTATCTGATATATGAACTGAAAATGTATTGCAACTCGACCGTGAGCGATTTGTTGAAATCGTTTGATTTTTAGTGGGAGGAGAAATTGGGTGAGGATATTGGAGTTTGAAGGAGGAGGTGagggaaatatatttttttttaagtaagtggtgtagcgccgcggcgctgtgtacgtagcgccgcggcgctataTTTTCGGGGGACAAGCGCCGAGGCGCCTTTTTTCGCAAATctggcgccgcggcgctaacAAATTAACGCCTCGGCGCCACATTTGCGTAAATATGGCGCCGAGGCGCTAACACACAAGCGCCTCGGCACCCCATTTGCGCAAATCTGGCGCCGAGGCGCTTGTGTATGAGCGCCGCGGCACCCCAGATGAGAGGAAATTTTTGTCAACTACATTTTTCTAACACTTAAATTGATTACAAATCATACGTTAATACAGATTAACAAAAGACTTCAGCGTTGTTGTCTGTCTCTTAAACCCGGTGTATCCATCTCATTTCTAATTCGAGTTGTTCTATCTCTACCAACTCTTCTTCTTTCACGTCTAACCGGGTTGTGGCGCAATTCGAAAGTTGGAGGATCCCAGTATCGCTCATCTACAAGAGGTTGGAATCTGCCCTCGTACGTTGCTAAGTACTCAGATAGGTTATACCAGGGCTGCACAAGTGTCGTGGGATCCAAGGAGTGCCACTTAGCTGTGCAAATAGCATGGGAACATGGGATGCCGAAAATCGTCCATTTACCACATGAACAATCACTCGTTGATAACTTGACGACATCTATATGTTGACCACGACTTAGTCTTCCTACCGTTGCAACAGAAGCCGTTTGATCACGTACATCGTATTTGGAAACACGATGTTCACTAGATTTTCTCGCCCATTTCTCATACTTCCGACATGTATAATCTGACCACAGTTGATTTTCCTGAACCATACGACCACTTCTTATCACACGTTCAATGAAATATTGTATGCACCTCAAAAGTGTCAAGTGTACTATGGCAGATATAGGAAGTCTACGAGCACCTTTCAACACACTGTTTAAACACTCCGACATATTGGTTGTCATCACACCACGACGCCAACCACCGTCATGAGCCAAACTCCATTTTTCTTTAGCAATTCCGGCCAAATATCGGTGCGCCAGaatgtttttttgtttgattgCCTCCATTATTGAATGAAACTTACAGATTTGATTCTGTGTGCCTGCCACCCAGCATAAATCTTTCAAATGTACGTCTTTGAACTTAGCGTTAAAGTTTGAACACACATGTCTCAAACAAAAACGATGCACACCGTAAGGAGGTTGAAAATATGGTAGATCTTCCGTTGCTCGCACGATTCCCTTATGCCTGTCAGAAATAAGACACAAACCATGTTCACCACGAACAACATGTCTTCCTAGGTTCTCCAAGAACCATTTCAAAGAATCTGTTGTTTCTTCATCAACAATAGCAAATGCTAGCGGTAGAACCTGATTGTTCGCATCCATAGTCACACCAATCAACATTTTGTGCTTGTATTTGGTATACAAGTGTGTACCATCGACACTAATTATTTTCCGACAATGTCGAAACCCATCAATACACGGCCTGAATGCCCAAAAAACATAGTTCAGTGTCTTACAAATATCAGTGTTGGCTCTCAGATGCTTCCACTCCACAACTGTTCCCGGATTATATTGGGACAAAGCACACATATATTTCGGAAGCAATTGAACGGAGCTCTCCCATGTACCATAAGCAATTTCCATAGCACGTTTCAAACTTCGCCATACCTTCTTGTACGATATTTGATATCCATATTTATCTTTCACATTTTCGATGATATACTTAATCTCGTAAGCAGGATCACAACGAACAACTCCCAATAGCGTATGTGCCACCATCTCATTGTTCAAATTCTTATGGTTTATACCGACAGAGGTAGATATACATGTGTGAGGCCCGAcgtattttgttattttccaatAACCAGTCTTGGCCTTGAAAGAAGCGCGAAGTCCCCATCGACAAATGACCGTAGAAGAATTATTTTTGCAACGTAACTTCCACAAACTGCGTGTGCTATCCTCGACACTGTACTCACGCCTGACAACTCTGACTGAATAATCCTTCACAGATGTAATAAGATCATTCTtatctttaaataacatattaacgCATAATTCACCGTTATCCGGATTGTAATAGCTTGATTGCACTTCAGAAGATACATCGACAGAATCAGCAGGTTCTTCCCcaaaaaatttgttgaaaaaAGATGGCATTTCAGAAGCGTTTGAAATAAATGGTACGGTCTGCCTCTGTAATGTGTCACGCGGTGGTTGTCGAGATGATGTCCCCTCATCAGGATTTGTAAAAGTATTCACTTCATCATCAACATTCacatcttcttcttcagactCGCTGTATGACATATCGGGTTCAGAGTCAGTCCTACAAATATCATCATTATTGGCCTGATCCGGACAACGAGCACTCGTATGTAATGTTGGATTCGGCCAATATGGAGCATTAATTTGTTCCGACGAGACATTGATATATTGATCCCAAGACCCACTTACATCATCGAAACTCATATTACCGAGTCCTTCAGTAACCTGTTAAACATAAGATTCTTGCTCCTGGAAACCACCATGTGTAGATGTACCGGGTTGGTTATAGAAACCTGAATCGGATACATGTGGAACATATGATTCAGGATCACCAAATCCAACATCATGCTCAATTGAATTTGCTTCCACGTACAGATGCAAAATATGCATATTGTCACAATGCATTACAAACTGTAAAGCATCGTCATTAACGAGATTGACTTGAATTTCATGCCAAGATGCTCTCTCCATGAATGAATACTTTGTTGACATCTTTAGAGAAATATTCGCTGGATCGATTGctaacattttatgcacaacTTCAGCTAACTCCATCAAATTAATAGATCGTAACACTCGTATCGGTCTAACAAATGGAATGCTATATTCAACTGATCCATTATCGCTAACTATATGACCATCAAAATATAAGAGTACGTCGATGTTAGACATTGCTAAcgaaatttgaaagaaaatttacGAGAAATTTGATAACTCATTCGTTGCATTTCTTATCAAGTATATAGGAGGAAAAACGCGAAAATTATTCAGATTTACAATATTGTAGTTCACGTGCAAATTCATATCTTCAGCTTTCACGTGAAATGTCGGAGATAAGATAAAAAGCTGAAATGGTCAGAGATAAGAGGCGGTCGAATGAAGCAGCGCCATGTGGAAGGTTATAATCTCAGCAACCAATAAAAATcgataaagattaaaaaaaaatttataatatacagGGTCCGTGCTTTGTAAGTACGGACCCTGCATACATGGACCAGCCAGGGATCAGGACATTAACTTCGCTTATTCAAAATTTCATGTTAGATAACATGCATTGAATATTATTGctctttaataataattaattaaaaacaagcagacaaacatttaaaaaatattgcctAAAAACTAACattatgataattataattttttaaaaaattattcaaaatttaagaTATAAAGATGACATGCATCgaatattatttcttttttctaaCTTATCTTATTTTAGGCTATGGGTCACTAAGtgttaaaaatttgattttattgcagtaattttgattttttatttgatgtTTCCTTTTAGTCTTATTTTGTACAAACCTGATACAATAATGCTCAAACGATATTTGTAAATGTTGACGTGATACTGAAAAATTGTGAGGTGGAGCCAAAAAATGCTAACGTATCCAGGGTACATCAAAATTGatccaaaataattgaaaattaaatgttAATACACCAAGACCAAAGTTTGATGAGTTAATtgactaaaaatcataataaaattaattagaaaaaatattttctcatttaatTTAAGAGTTGGTCtctcgtgaaaccgtctcacgagTCTATTTCCATTGAACGGGTTGACCCGACTCATAATTACCATGAaaagtaataaatttttataaaaataatatatttcataagtTGAGTCATGTtaaagatctgtctcataaattgacatgtgagattatctcataaaatttttcGTGTAATAATGAAACAAACTGccgaaatttaattaaatattttctaaacaGCAATATCACAATATCTTATGATATccattgcaaatattttatcgtttaaattttatcaaaatcacgttatttttttttatttttttgtctgAAATTATCTTCTACTCTCTATTTATGATCTCGTTAATTTTTTTCGTTTCTCTCACTTTCTAAATAATTGGACCATCTTGCCTTGATTTTTCCTCTCTcttcaattataaataaaatttgtcctAACGTTGtaagaaataaatttaaaaacaaaaattgaacaaactaatgaatttaaaaatacattttaaactctgaaattaaatttaataaaaattttaaaataaatttattaaataatatcatCTAGTATAAcaaagggttttttttaaaaaaatattataaattaataaaatcattgtCAAACTGTGGCAAGTCGTGAAGAATTTTAAAACTAGTACAATCCGATACTTATCGTCCcggattaaaatttttttagtatttttttttaaaaaaaaaagaaaaagaaagtggGAGCACGGATTCTAAGAATCCGTGTCTGTCCGgattttaacttttttaattttttttttaaaaaaaataaaagggatATCGGCGACTGATTgtgcaaaactgtcgctattggcgacggtttaaccaaacaccgtcgctattgcgacggtttaaccaaaaaccgtcgctattggcgacggttttaccAAACACCGTCACTAAGGCACGGATTTCAAAAAATCCGTGACAGTCTGCCACGGATTCTGAATCCGCGGAAGAGGTTCACGGATTCAATATCCGTGACTCATACACCCGTGACTCCCTTCTGGTCTTCTGCCTATTTAAAGGCGATGATGCTCTTCATTTTATCACCAAAGCCGATCAACTTAGgagcaaaattatttctttcgatCACCGAGCATCGAACATTCTTCTTTTCCATTTAATTATTAGCATAAGTCTTCTgcatttttcagaatattaagaggtaataatattttttttgtttagtatatattatattgttcgTTCATTATACcagttttaagttttaaataataacaatagttgtaatattaattgtattattggAATTGTAATACTGTAATTAAGAATTTTtggaataataataactatacttaatttaattataataattatatttacgtgatataatattatatctacactaattacaataattacaatagttatatttaatttacgtgatataatattataactacaatatttacaatatttaataactatacttaatttaattacaataattatatttacttgatataatattatatctataataattacaataattacaatagttatatttaatttacgtgatataatattatatctacaataattacaaaatttaattaatatacttaatttgattacaataattatatttacttgatataatattatatctacaataattatatttaatttacgtGATATAgtattatatttacaataattacaaaatttaattaatatagtaaatataatattatatctacaataattactataattatatttaatttacgtgatataatattatatctacaataattacaaaatttaattaacatacttaatttaattacaataattatatttacttaatataatattatatctacaataattacaataattatatataatttacgtgatataatattatatctacaataattacaatatgtaggatattcatctttaatcaTCACGTTGCATTATCAACTAGTGGATGGTGACATATTGATGGAATATCATATCGTGGCAAGATATCATGACAAAAGTGGGTGGCATATCACTTTTACTTTTTGATttttgtaaccatgttactatttgctttaataaagcatttactgtttatatttttagttggaatccggggtttcatgtccggcacttccatctatttataggaccaTTCTGTGTTCTTAGGAGGAtacggtcgagtttgctcccctctattcctaTATTGTAAAAACCCtttcttaataaaagcttccacTTATTGAATCAAGGCTTCTATTCTGgttacaattctgtaagtttattgtttttattttatgtttttatttacaagttttaatttttatactttcgtatattagcctgaatgacaggctaaattatttgtgttaaatcatctcattactaaaccatgatctttatttatttgtaacttggaattaaattgaaatgataaaagatctcatttaaattttggaatttgatgtaatataagtgttaatggttgaacataaggtttaaagacgaaccaggaaatagtaaacacaaggttcgaagttaattagaaggcataaattcatgttgtagcccttcagcctgcttagccgagagatggcgtttaagacgcttatgggtgatttttatgaatttatgtttctgaagttgtcttcgggaaatcctctgttgtttaatttctctggtatatcttttgtaattctttttatgttttgtaaaattaccatagatgaaccttatatttattcttattctggaaattaaatacctccttttattagttcggtaatttgaatatggtatataggctggaaaccaataatctcaATGTGTGCGAAAGTCAAtaaggaaacatttggtaaaacaatgccacgtatcagattcaatttgtattccaagccccagatggtatcagagccatggaaatagttttgattgatgatttaacactatttattcaaatgaatatttcagtatgaaagaaactgttaaaaacagtttaaatgaagaatatgatttacctgaaaatttagatttattaaataaatggcaATTCCTAAGataaaatctaaaatgatctataaattaggaacatttgaaaaaatttgttttaaataagtagtaaaaactacagaatcatcagTACCTCTTCAAAATGAGGAAATGATTATCAGctgaataataaagatattttaccttataggaaaaattacagatttattcatataggtttaatacaaattgTTTTTAGACCTTTAACTTTAGAAGGGTTACCAGAAAGCTTTTtagcagctttaagagatggtagaaatttaaattggaaacaatcTAATATGagaataattcaatctagtctggctcatggtccagaatattttgatgtttatccaaatttatctttatctttatctgatataaatatcttaggctctttaacattaaatgttaaaactcataGTTATAATTATACACCTGGTACATAagttatatgtatttgttatcgtatttattataaaccattatttacacttaatcctatgtgtaaaagaattgataaaaaattaaatgaaactattcttatagaaactaattttaatagatctaatattacaacccgtagatctataaaatgggaagaaattgaattttcagaaaactggataattgaacaagctgttcctaaaaatcctataataaataaGGATTTATAGCAAGTTATTCAAACtaatgaaggatctgttcaaatacagtttaataatgaacaaagaagattattaccctcttctgtctattctagatcaatatctagtcattcttttatttcacctctagattatatggtggatattccacaaacttctagagcttcaaattctcaaataagagaagaaatagaatcttcagcagaagatttaataattaatcaaaataatattgttcatcaatgtaactttcaaaaagttaaagaaattgatactgtttcagaaatgaattttactatttaatggatagtaaacaaaa
Proteins encoded:
- the LOC140959345 gene encoding uncharacterized protein, which translates into the protein MVAHTLLGVVRCDPAYEIKYIIENVKDKYGYQISYKKVWRSLKRAMEIAYGTWESSVQLLPKYMCALSQYNPGTVVEWKHLRANTDICKTLNYVFWAFRPCIDGFRHCRKIISVDGTHLYTKYKHKMLIGVTMDANNQVLPLAFAIVDEETTDSLKWFLENLGRHA